The DNA sequence TGAGTATTTACCAAtcctttcctttggaaaagACACCTGGGGGTGGCTGGAGTGGGCTGTGGGAAGGttccctgtgctggctgtgttTGCAGGAATCAGCTGTAGAGCTGTAAAAGCCCCCTGGCTTGGCTCAGCCTTCGAGTGCAGTCCCTGCCTTGCCACAGGCACTGACAGCCCTGGGCTTTAACTCAGATTTAACTTTTAACTTTTTCTGGGGTCTTTGTCCAATGGGCCTTTCCCTAAGCCCACTGTGCTGTTTGTTACTGCTGCAATCAGGTTTTCTTGCCAGCACTGCAAAAGCTTTTATGCTTTTCTCTCATCACTCCCATTCATTTTTCACCCTCATTTGTCTCAGCGAGCAGCTGCTCCATGTAACAACTTTGCTTTATCATTTTCCCTCCTCAAACAACTTTCACAGCATTTATAACCTTCTAAACAAAGTAAAAGTGAAAAGTTCACCACAGTAAAGTTTATAATTTGGGAAGCTTCTTACTTCAGTCCTGTCATTTCTATCACAATGCTTTGAAAAGAACAACTTTGGGTACATTTTACATTTCCCTTGTAGTCCAGTTTAAACACAACATTGTTCCTCTGCTAAACTGAATTTTCCATGCAATATTTGAGAATAAActcttctttccttgggcatttTCCCCTTGCAGTGGTGACACCaagccccagctgcaggcatgACTCCAGCATGGTGTACACGCGCAGCGGGCGCCTCGTCAAACCCCCCCTGAGCTACTGGTGTGGCCAGAGGGAGTTTGTGGATCAGGGGCTCAATGTCACCATACAGAATGGATGGGTGGATTATCTGAACCTGGTAAGAGCCTCTTAAGTGTGACTTAAATAGAGTTATTAAATTTGGCCAGGTGGGGAACAGAACAGGGGCAGCTCTTAGACACCcctgaagggaaaggaaatcTTGGAAACATGATCAAAATATTagaaaacacaccaaaaaataGTCTTATGTCCATATTATGAGGTAATTGTGGTCTGTAGATCTGACAAAATGGGGAATtgtttctggggaaaaaaactggGGGTGTTTTGAAAGGTGATTGTATCAGACAGGAATTTGGTGAGGTCCCAGCTCAGATCCTGGGGTCAGTTCTGGGCCTTTCACTGCAAGAGAGACTCTGAGGGTTTGGAGCAtttccagggaagggaacagagctgggaaaggggctcagcctggagaaaaggagatgaaattaattttagagtcaattgttttattttgaagatccctagtagtgaaaaacccaaaagaaagaCCAGGTTCATCTCCAAGAATAAACAAAAGGAAGACATGAAGACAACAAAGGAAATGCCAAAAAGCCAAAGTAAAGGTAAAAacgatttttttttctattttcaagTTATTGATGGAATCAGTGGACTTGTGAGTGGATGCTGGAGAAGTAGGGTTGGGTCTGTTAATGCAAAGAAattattcaaatattttaatgatCAACTGCTTTTTCTCTGAAGAATCAGCAGAGTAGCATTCATGTGGAGTTTCACAGCTCCAAACAAGAACTATGTGTGTAAATCACTTTGTTAATTACAtaatggggacacagggatttCTTTCTGGAAATTGAAATGAAGGGATTTGGACTTTTTGGAGTTCACCAATCCAGTGACCTGGAGGCCTGGCTTTGCTTTTTAACGTGGatggaaaacaatgaaaacgttggcaaaaaaaatctattaacagagtttttaataaaaaattggTTTTAGTAGAATCTGGGTGGTGATAGAAGCCTGAGAAGAATGTGAATATAAAGCAGAAGTTTCTCTCTTAAGCAGCTGCAATGTTTCCTGCAGAAAAGCtctctggagcagagcagagctctggggatgtgCCTGCTCAGTCAGTAGAGTTTCGGAGAGcccttgagagcagctctgagttTGTAGTTTGGCAGGTAACGCTCTGGAGGGGGTGCAGGtgcctgtgctgccagcacGGCAGGAGCCGCCCTGCACCCTGACGGCTCCGCCTCCTCCCTCTGTTGCAGGGAAAAGCAGCGAGAGAGGAGGAGCCGCTCCCCGAGGGGAGCCCAGGCCTGCCGGCAGCAGGAAGGGCAGGCAGGTCCCGTCGGATGAGGAGGAGAATGATCCTGGAGGCAGGGGCACAGaacccaaaccagcccagctccctgccaggggCGCTGCCTCAAAGGCCAAGGAGCTGAACAAACCCggcagcagagccccgggggcagcagggagagcagcagcacctgcagggctgagcatgTACGAGCAGGGCTACAGGAACTCCCTCAGGTCAGCCAAGGACAGGATTCTCCTCACCCAGCAGCCCtcagaggatgaggaggagcagtCCAGTGAGGACACCCCACTGCTGatcaggaggaagaagaaggctATATCAAAACCAAAAGAGTCTCGAGAGCGGAATCCTTGCCCTGGCTCCAGAGGTTGCAGGGATGGTGCAAGCAAGGCCTGTGGCCAAAGGACAGCAAAGCCCTCCCGGCATGTGCTGGTGAGGCTGAGTGGGCCCTGGTCCAGTGAGGAGTCTGAGCCCCCTTCTGAAGGGAGAGCATCCTCTGAGTGCAGTgcttccctcctgcctgcccgGGCCACGAGGGCacggggcagtgccagccctgccaggctccgGCTCCATTCCGACACCGAGCCCGAGGAGATGCCCGGCGAGGGCACCAACGCCACAGCACCCCCcgtgaaaacaaaccatggagGCCCCAACACTGCCAGGCCTGCAGCAGCAAAACCCAGAGACACGAGGGGGCAGAAATCTCTGGAACTCTTTGCAAGGCCAGGTGATGACTGGTCTGAGAAGGAATTACAGAAGCTTCACAAGTAAGGGCTCATTCTGTGCTCAAAGTTTCCCTTAGGCATCAGCAGGGGTTGGATGGTCTGGATTGGGGGGTTTCAGATTCATGATTTCCCAGGTTTCCTGTGTGTTCTAATTTCCTATTAGAAATATTTCCATTCAGTTcccttttttttattccctAATAATAATTAGAATTATTATTCCCTATTACTTTTCTTCACAAGTGAAACATCAGTGTAATATGGTGAGGGGCACAGGTGAGAGGAGCAGGTTCCCTCCCCAAACTGCAGTAACAGGTTAAACATGATGTGGTTTGTGAGCAGGTTAACTGCAAGGGTGTTCAATTAATCAATTAATCCATCATCCAATTACTTAAACCACTGGGCAGTATTTCATAGACACAGTGTAAAATGGCCAGGTTTGGGTTTAGCTCTTTTAGATGAGCAGTAGCTCAGGTCTGAGGGGACCTGCACAAGTGAGCAGGAAATTTATCTTGTGACACATCTGTCAGTTAAGGGTGTTTAAATAAATTTGCCTGTTCTGAATAAAAGACagcacaggatcacagaatggtttgggttggagggacctcaaaccccacccagtgccacccctgccatggcagggacacctcccactgtcccagggtgccccaatgtccaacctggccttgggcactgccagggatccaggggggGCAACAAGAGCCCAGGGCAGTTTGCCTCAGTgcagttcccagggctgttcccagagctgtgccccacAGGTGACaccgtgtccctgctgtcccccagggccaTCGCGGCGTTCCCCAAGCACAGGAGCGGCTTCTGGCAGGAGGTGGCCATGGCCGTGGGCTCCCGCTCGGCCCAGGAGTGCCAGGGCAAGttcctggaggagcagcaggggagaGCCAACAAACAGCAGCCCAGGAAAACCACAGCGGGAAAAGCTGAGAGCAAAGGTACCAGCACCTTCTGTCTGGGGCTTGGGTGGGGGGTAAATGATTCTCATCAGACActgagggctggagcatgtccagggcagggaacggagccgggcagggcctgcagaatccctgagggagctgggcaggggctgcagaatccctgagggagccgggcaggggctgcagaatccctgagggagctgggcagggcctgcagaatccctgaggagccgggcaggggctgcagaatccctgagggagctgggcagggcctgcagaatccctgaggagccgggcaggggctgcagaatccctgagggagctgggcagggcctgcagaatccctgagggagctgggcagggcctgcagaatccctgagggagccgggcagggcctgcagaatccctgaggagccgggcaggggctgcagaatccctgagggagccgggcaggggctgcagaatccctgagggagccgggcaggggctgcagaatccctgaggagccgggcaggggctgcagaatccctgaggagccgggcaggggctgcagaatccctgaggagccgggcagggctcacctggagcaaagcaggcccaggggcccttgtggctctgcacagctcctgccaggagggcacagccgggggggtcgggctctgctccagggaacagggacaggagcagagggaacggcctcaggctgggccggggcagttcagggtgggcacagcaggaatttccccatggaaagggggctcaggccttggcactgcccagggagggttgcAGTGCCCGTCTCTGGGGGGATTTCAAAGCCCTGtgcatgtggcacttggggccatggggcagtgctgaggaagggttggactggatgggctgggagggcttttccagcatCACCAATTCTGCTCCCATGGGATAAATCCACAGGAGCACATCAGGATGTGGCAGTGAGCCAGGTCACCTTTTGCTGTGGAGGTTGGAGAATGTCATGAATGATTGAGGTGacaagaagagaaaggaaagaaccTTCCTCTTGTAGAGTTTTCCAGTTGTTGGCATGAGGGGAAGACTCTCTGGCCTTCACCCCTCAGGGGAAAGAGCTCTTGCCATCCTGAGAGGCTCCTGGAGGCCCAGCAGGTCACAAGCTCCTTGCAAAGCTCTGTCCTGGTGGGGTTTGGGTCCTTGGATGCCCAACACCCATTGTCTGGAGTTTGCCATCCCCACACTGCAGCTTCACTTGGGGCTGGCTTGGATGAAGGTTTGCCATGGACACAGGGTGAGCTGAGCATTCCTGAGCCCGCCTTCAGTGCagtgtccctgagcagcagagctctgagcctCGCTGCCTCCTGGCACGGGGAGCCTGCTGTGGGTTTGCTCTCTGCAAGGCACACGTGAGCTCACTTCTGTCACAGTCACAGTGAACCCTGTGTGTGACCTGCAGTGGCTCTGGGGGGCTCTGCAGTGACCCTCCCCTGGAGACAGAGTGGGGAAACTGCTTTGGAAACAGAAACTGTGTGAGAACTCAAAGGGATCCTAAAGAAGCTGTAAGAGATTTCACCTGAGGATGGACtgggctgtggcactgcctgtggcAGTGAATTTTAACCCCATGGCTGCTGTCTGAGACAATTCCTGGTCAGATCCTGCAGATAAGAAGGAGCCAGTGATCACTGCCAAGGTGGGCACCCTCAAACGGAAGCAGCAGATGAGGGAGTTCCTGGAGCACCTGCCCAAGGACAACCACGACGACGTCTTCTGTGCAACTCCCTTCCAGAAGAGGAGGGTCCAGGTAagcctgggacagcagctcctgtgggaCTGCTCTCCTGCTGGGTGTGCCAGGGGGCTGCTCCTGTTCCACCAGTACAGTCCTGGGGCTCGGTGGGAAGGGGCTTCTTGCCTTCACGTGCTGTGGCAGCCCTTGGCTGGTGGCAGTGAGCAGGTTGGACAGGCTGGGAGGAGCCTCTGCATGGTGACAGCACCACCTGAGCAATCGTCCTTCTGAGcagtcctgggcagcctgggactGTAACCAGAAATGACTGGAGCTTGGGACTGTAACCAGAAATGACTTTTTGAGGGTGTGGCAGcaccacaagccctgggccaagTGCTGGGCAGGATCTGGAGGGGCACTCAGACCAAGGGGGAGGAGCAGGGTCGTGTCCCGTTCTGGgcacggggctggggctgtgcctcagcagggacaggggactcACATCCAGGGCAGGGGGGAATGGAGGGAGCGCTGAGAGGGGGGACAGGCACTCCAGGCTCAGGTGACTGACTGACAGCTCTGGGGCGGCcccacagctgccagcactgcgAGGGAGCCGCGACGGGGACGCCGAGGATTTCACCCTCTCGGAGCTCCCGCTCAGCCCCTCCTCAGGCCTCTTTCCCCCTGTGAGAACCCCACAGTGTGAGCACATCAGCCCGGGAATGCTGGTCCCCATCAACAGGTAGGAGCTcttccagcagctctctgtgagCCTTGGCATTGCCCAGGATCCCTTTTTGTCTCTGAGAAAGGTGGCTttggagctgggacagcagctcgCTTCCacctctcctgcagccttgcTTAGCCTGGGAAAAGCTgttccctgcagcctgtgtgctgctggagctgctcagctccctgtgggcagctgctgctcccagccctgggaatggcCCTGGATTGGCCTTCAGCCTCAGCAGAGCCTTCAGTCCTGCCCTGTTCAGCCAGGGCTTCAGGCTCTGCTCTGACAACCAGAGCATCTGGGAGCCTGGAGCcactggggctgtgtcacacgGGCTGGGCCTGGGaaggggatggggctgggtgTGATCCCtgcactgggatggggatggggctgggtgTGATCCCtgcactgggatggggatggggctgggtgTGATCCCTGCACTGGGATGGGGCTCAGTGGGATCCCTGCACTGGGATGAGGCTCAGGCTGGGTGTGATCCCtgcactgggatggggatggggctcAGTGTGATCCCtgcactgggatggggatggggctcAGTGGGATCCCTGCACTGGGATGGGGCTCAGTGGGATCCCTGCACTGGGATGGGGCTCAGTGGGATCCCtgcactgggatggggatggggctcAGTGTGATCCCtgcactgggatggggatggggctcAGTGTGATCCCtgcactgggatggggatggggctcAGTGGGATCCCTGCACTGGGATGGGGCTCAGTGGGATCCCtgcactgggatggggatggggctcAGTGTGATCCCTGCACTGGGATGAGGCTCAGTGGGATCTCtgcactgggatggggatggggctcAGTGGGATCCCTGCACTGGGATGGGGCTCAGTGGGATCCCtgcactgggatggggatgaggcTCAGTGTGATCCCtgcactgggatggggatggggctcAGTGTGATCCCTGCACGGGATGTGCAGCCCGTGGCCCAGCCCTGCTCGttccctgtggcagctctggggctctggggctccctggctgcctgcagagggttccagggcaggctcccagccctgctgagccctgctcccTTGTGCCCAGGAGTGACTACGACCGGCACGTGTTCCACCTGCAGAAGAACACCCGGGGcagcagaggcacctgggacaAGGTCAAGAAGAAGCCGGTAATGCTGCTTTCCTTGGCTCTGCCACTGCCACctgagccaggcacagctgggccacAGGAGACACAATCCTGGGGTCACAGCCCCCTGTGTGCTCTGCATGGAAAATGGGAACCTCCCTGGGTTTggtatctgctgctgtggagagaAGTTCCTTTGTGAGGAGGGAGCTCTTCATTGTCAGGATTAAGTCCATTACTTTTAGTCAGGATTTGGAATTGCTTTGGAATTCTGTGGTCTTTAGGTTCTTGGTAAATTCCTCTGAACAGTGGGAAAAGGAACAATAGCCATAGGATATCCTGAGGTACACTAAGGGCCCCACAAGGATCACCCAGCCCAACTCCTAACAGTGACCATAAGTCAGCCTTGTATCCCTGAATTTAGGTAGCAGTTCTTCCactctcccaggctctgcagctcctttgGCTTTTCCATAAAACCCGCTGGTCCTGGGAGCAGCTTGTGCCTGTGGTTCAGGGGAAGTTGTGGCATTCTGGGCAATGGGGACCCTGAGCTGGcgccagccctggctgagctgcttcccttccttccttccctgcctcaggcccgAGCTGTGCACGAGACCCCGGCGTCCCGCAGGACCCAGAGTGAGTATTGCACTGccagctccttcccttcctcctccatccccgTCAGCTGTGCCC is a window from the Zonotrichia albicollis isolate bZonAlb1 chromosome 6, bZonAlb1.hap1, whole genome shotgun sequence genome containing:
- the MIS18BP1 gene encoding mis18-binding protein 1, whose product is MRELRSTRQRRGRVCDIVATPSRPSAWGEPPLRSVSLNSIPAGTLTPLKQLLPGQGSGTAADSRASGPQIAGTERRPGPECRPGTGPERPPKRRAPEPPGQESPAKIFQRMKARAEQRRRIPPDVILSPAARQHWPDTARGAGSAQPGPEPVLPQTPRMEPLEVPPAEPPVLETPQKFFLRVKWQQQQQHQATPPSTQRQQNVPPCRGAEDASVQAACAEQAGNGPAGELDSDKDDVDVFLVESVEVDADEEMSQRTVASPLQVKSPPWENGDQAKGRWRNAEAKCTELHEDRRELQPSRKAAAPAVEKAPQTNPANPLQPFCSILLSSPVHIPRKQKWAEDPKVPLDKAPADQPAGKAHKEKNICLSSWRIKVLAGNTAICVEGKRKDMRQQLWHSSAVTERVTHNQVQTCSGAVYLLQGRIDSAAMRREGFHYRFIKKFTFGFSRRWKEYVEELLEERRRKERAQESGGEENEENEENDSVEGTDVLEPAGGSVSKARKPALRNATYEVSPENHENILVTPSPSCRHDSSMVYTRSGRLVKPPLSYWCGQREFVDQGLNVTIQNGWVDYLNLIPSSEKPKRKTRFISKNKQKEDMKTTKEMPKSQSKGKSSERGGAAPRGEPRPAGSRKGRQVPSDEEENDPGGRGTEPKPAQLPARGAASKAKELNKPGSRAPGAAGRAAAPAGLSMYEQGYRNSLRSAKDRILLTQQPSEDEEEQSSEDTPLLIRRKKKAISKPKESRERNPCPGSRGCRDGASKACGQRTAKPSRHVLVRLSGPWSSEESEPPSEGRASSECSASLLPARATRARGSASPARLRLHSDTEPEEMPGEGTNATAPPVKTNHGGPNTARPAAAKPRDTRGQKSLELFARPGDDWSEKELQKLHKAIAAFPKHRSGFWQEVAMAVGSRSAQECQGKFLEEQQGRANKQQPRKTTAGKAESKDPADKKEPVITAKVGTLKRKQQMREFLEHLPKDNHDDVFCATPFQKRRVQLPALRGSRDGDAEDFTLSELPLSPSSGLFPPVRTPQCEHISPGMLVPINRSDYDRHVFHLQKNTRGSRGTWDKVKKKPARAVHETPASRRTQRVTPGPVVGKLFTAEPPNSSCSSEEQDSYFSM